A DNA window from Gemmobacter fulvus contains the following coding sequences:
- a CDS encoding 5-formyltetrahydrofolate cyclo-ligase has protein sequence MTGDDHNARGYASPPCLAHEIDPAYFDPLATDAAQTRDVVRWRKAERVRLLAERAALPVAVRQDAAARIMPHLETVIRARFGRIEGLTISAWWPIKAELNLRHWLVDLVGRGATVALPVVLTAGTPLVFRRWTPDCPIVQGIWKIPVPAEGPEVVPDVTLAPVVGWDTAGFRLGYGGGYFDRTLAALTPRPFAIGIGLQAAQVQTIFPLPHDIAMDVIVTEAGPHAP, from the coding sequence ATGACCGGCGATGACCATAACGCGCGGGGCTATGCCTCTCCCCCTTGCCTTGCACATGAGATCGACCCTGCATATTTCGACCCGCTTGCCACCGACGCGGCTCAGACGCGCGACGTGGTGCGCTGGCGCAAGGCCGAGAGGGTGCGCTTGCTGGCCGAACGCGCCGCCCTGCCGGTTGCAGTCCGACAGGACGCCGCCGCACGGATCATGCCCCATCTGGAAACCGTGATCCGCGCGCGGTTCGGGCGGATCGAGGGTCTGACGATCTCGGCCTGGTGGCCGATCAAGGCCGAACTGAACCTGCGGCATTGGCTGGTCGATCTTGTCGGGCGGGGTGCGACGGTGGCATTGCCGGTTGTTCTGACTGCGGGCACCCCATTGGTGTTCCGGCGCTGGACGCCGGATTGTCCTATCGTGCAGGGCATCTGGAAGATCCCCGTCCCTGCCGAAGGGCCCGAGGTGGTGCCGGACGTGACCCTGGCACCCGTGGTGGGATGGGATACGGCGGGCTTCCGGCTGGGCTATGGCGGCGGCTACTTCGACCGGACGCTGGCCGCGCTGACACCGCGCCCCTTCGCGATCGGTATCGGGTTGCAGGCAGCGCAGGTGCAGACGATCTTTCCCCTGCCCCATGATATTGCGATGGATGTGATCGTGACCGAGGCGGGGCCGCACGCCCCATAA
- a CDS encoding NAD(P)H-dependent flavin oxidoreductase: MIANHLHTPVCTLLGCDLPILLAGMGGVARSELVAAVAQAGGYGILGMVRETPQLIAQEIAAVRSRTDRPFAVNLIPAATDPALLDAELGICLDLGVPAMCFFWDVVPAAVARAKAGGCLVLHQVGSLDAALAAEAAGADVLIVQGVEAGGHVHGTVSALVLVEQVVRAVKLPVIASGGFATGASLVAALALGAQGIHCGTAFLATVESFAHDDHKARVLAALAEDTVHTDIYALNWPPNTPVRVIRNSVIEGLGPNLMGQRPDLLPREVIATEDGRPLLRYSTDSPLRTTTGNLEAMAIYAGQSVSLIDTLPTAAGRVTAIMEEAHRALARLDTMTRGGAA; the protein is encoded by the coding sequence ATGATCGCCAACCACCTGCACACCCCTGTCTGCACGCTTCTGGGCTGTGATCTGCCTATCCTGCTCGCTGGCATGGGGGGCGTGGCACGATCAGAACTGGTCGCTGCGGTGGCGCAGGCGGGCGGCTACGGCATCTTGGGGATGGTGCGCGAAACTCCGCAGTTGATCGCGCAGGAAATCGCCGCGGTGCGATCTCGCACCGACCGGCCCTTTGCGGTGAACCTGATCCCGGCGGCCACCGACCCTGCCCTTCTGGATGCCGAACTGGGCATCTGCCTTGATCTTGGGGTGCCTGCGATGTGCTTTTTCTGGGATGTGGTGCCTGCAGCCGTGGCGCGGGCCAAGGCGGGCGGCTGTCTGGTGCTGCATCAGGTCGGCTCGCTGGACGCGGCCCTTGCCGCCGAGGCGGCGGGCGCGGATGTGCTGATCGTGCAGGGGGTCGAAGCGGGCGGCCACGTTCATGGCACGGTCTCGGCGCTTGTGCTGGTGGAACAGGTGGTCCGCGCGGTAAAGCTTCCGGTCATCGCCTCGGGCGGGTTTGCAACCGGGGCAAGCCTGGTCGCCGCGCTGGCACTTGGGGCGCAAGGCATCCATTGCGGCACGGCCTTTCTGGCCACGGTCGAATCCTTTGCCCATGACGACCACAAGGCCCGCGTTCTGGCAGCGTTGGCCGAAGATACCGTGCATACCGATATCTATGCGTTGAACTGGCCGCCCAATACGCCGGTCCGGGTGATCCGCAATTCGGTGATCGAGGGCCTTGGCCCCAATCTTATGGGACAACGGCCTGACCTGTTGCCACGCGAGGTCATCGCCACCGAGGACGGCCGCCCTCTGCTGCGCTACAGCACCGATTCCCCTCTTCGCACCACGACGGGCAACCTTGAAGCGATGGCGATCTACGCCGGGCAAAGCGTCTCTCTGATTGACACGCTGCCGACGGCGGCCGGACGCGTGACGGCGATCATGGAAGAGGCGCACAGGGCCCTCGCCCGTCTGGACACCATGACTAGGGGAGGTGCCGCATGA